From the Agromyces laixinhei genome, the window CTGCTGCCTCGAACGGATGCCGCCGTCGACTCGCACTCCGGCCCCCGCCGGCTCCCGCCAGACGAGCAGTTCGCCGGTCGACGGCAGGAAACCGCGCTCTGGGCTCTCGGCGTAGAGGCGCGCCTCGATCGCATGCCCGGCGAGGTGCACGTCGCCCTGACGCAGCGAGAGCGGCTGGCCCGCAGCGACTCGCAGCTGCTGCTCGACGAGGTCGACGCCGGTGACGAGCTCGGTGACGGGGTGCTCGACCTGCAGCCGGGTGTTCATCTCGATGAAGAAGAAGTCGCCCGGCGCGGCATCCGACACCAGGAACTCGACGGTGCCCGCGCCGCGGTAGTCCACGCTTCGAGCGGCATCGCATGCCGCTTGCCCGATGCGGGCGCGGGTCGCGGCATCGAGCAGGGGCGACGGCGCCTCTTCGATGACCTTCTGATGGCGGCGCTGCAGTGAGCACTCGCGCTCGCCCAAGTGGATGACGTCGCCGAAGTCGTCGGCGAGCACCTGCACCTCGATGTGGCGCGGTCGTTCGATGAGTCGTTCGAGCAGCAGCGTGTCGTCGCCGAATGCGGCGCGGGCGACGCGCCGTGCCGCGGGAATCGCCGCAGCGAGTTCCCTCGCGTCGCGGGCGATCTGCATGCCCTTGCCGCCGCCGCCGGCACTCGGCTTGACGAGCAGCGGATACCCCACCGATTCGCCGGCAGCGGCGAGTGCGGTGTCGTCGAGTGAGGGATCGGCGATGCCGGGAACCGTCGGCACACCGGATGCCTCGACATGCAGCTTCGCGCGGATCTTGTCGCCCATGATCTCGAGCGCCTGGACGCCCGGTCCGATGAAGACGATGCCGGCCGTGCGGCAGGCTTCGGCGAAGCCCGCATGTTCGGAGAGGAAGCCGTAGCCGGGGTGAATGGCCTCTGCACCGCTCTCGCGCGCTGCGGCGATGATGCGGGCCGGGTCGAGGTAACTCTCCGCGGCTGCTGCGGGACCGATGCGCACGCTGTCATCGGCGAGGCGCACGTGCGGCGCGTCGGCGTCGGCGTCGGAGAAGACGGCGATCGAGCGGATGCCGAGGCGCCGGAGCGTGCGGATCACGCGCACCGCGATCTCGCCGCGGTTCGCGACGAGCACCCGGTCGAACGGGCGCGTCGGCCGTGTCGCATCGACGGCGTCGACCATGCCCATTCGCGCCTCCCTGCGCTCGACGTGCGCGACAATCAGTTAACGCACACTAACTGGAACCGATGTTAGTGGTCGTTAACTGAAATCGCAAGCAGGCGGCGAGGGTCAGCCTGCTCGCGGTGCGAGGGCAGCGGCGATGCGCTCGACGCCGAACTCGAATGCCCGATCGACGTCGTCACAGCTGAAGCGAGGAGATCGGCGATTCCGAGGGCGGGCAAGGGCTCGGTCACCCTCGGAATCGCAGATCCCCTCTGAATCGCAGATCCCCTCGGAATCGCGCGGGCTCAGCGTGTGCGGTGCAGCCCTTGCGCCACGGCACGCATGATGAGGTCCTGAACCGTGTGCCAGCGTTCGACGATCTGCCAGTAGCCGATTCGGATCACGTGATACCCGAGCAGCGTCAGCTGCGCATCGTGCTCGATGTCGGACTCGCGCTGCTCGCCGACGTGATGGCCGCCGTCGATCTGCAGCACCAGGCGCTCCCCGATGAGGAGGTCCACCCGATGCCCGGCGAGCCAGACCTGCGGCACGAGCGGGATCTTCATCCATGCCAGTCGCGGCACCACGAACGACTCCAGGCCGGAATCGGAGAACGGCAGTGCGGCAGCGAGAATCTTCCGCGAGACCGCGGGGAGCGGCAACCGTTCCATCGCCTCCCGGTCGACGATCGCCTGTCGCAGCGCTGACTCCCACACCGCGAAGGCCGCCTCGAACGGCTGACACGCCGCCACGAGAACGAGCACGTTCTCGATCGGGTCGACGAGGGCGTCAGGATGCCGCGGTACGAGCGGCTTCGCCCAGTGCACGGTCGCGCCTCTCGGCGTGGCGCATCCGGAGTGCGCTGGCGCGGCGACGTGGGAACGATCCTCTCGGAACACCCAGAGCCCGAGACGCCGGGCCTGGGTGACGCATGAGACCACCACCCCAGCACGTGCGGCCGCGACGAGGTACGCATCGGCGCCGGGAGCCGCCACCCACCCCTTACGCACCCGGAACACGGCTCCGCCCGCGAGGGCCCGCTCGATGCGATGCCGGCTGTACCCGGCCCGGATCAGGCTTCGAGTGCGCGTGACCCCGCCGTCCTCCTGCACATACGCGGCAACGGACGGGGTCGCGGGCTCGCAGTCACCCGCATCGACACTGTTCACACCCCAACCCTGCGCGAGTACTCGATCCGGCATCGTCGTCGAGGCACATCCGAGGACGGTTCGACTCGTCGGGAGGATGTGGAGGAGGGATGTCGCCGTGCAGGAATCGAGGAGACCTGCGATGCCGAGGGCGGCCGCCAGCTCGATCACCCTCGGAATCGCAGATCCCCTCGGAATCGCAGATCCCCTCGGAATCGCCGATCCCCACGACGCTTCCGCAGGGTCACGATTCTTCCGCAGGGTCACGACGCGAACGGAGCTACATGCGGAACAACCCGAACGCCGGCTCGGGCAGCGGCGTGCGGCTCGCAAGTTCGAGCGCGAGAGCGAGCACGGTGCGCGTGTCCTCAGGCGCGATGATGCCGTCGTCCCAGAGCCGCGCCGTCGAGTGGTATGGGCTGCCCTGATCGTCGTATTGGGCTCGGATCGGATCCCTGAACTCCTGCTCCGCGGCATCCGACCATTCTTCGCCCTTCAGCGCGAGCTGGTCGCGCTTGACGGTCGAGAGCACGGATGCCGCCTGCTCGCCCCCCATCACCGAGATGCGCGCGTTCGGCCACATCCAGAGGAACCGCGGCGAGTACGCCCGGCCGCACATCGAATAGTTGCCTGCGCCGAACGAACCGCCGACGACGACCGTGAACTTCGGCACCCGGGTCGTCGCGACGGCCGTGACCATCTTCGCTCCGTGCTTGGCGATGCCGCCCGCCTCGGCGTCGCGGCCGACCATGAAGCCCGAGATGTTCTGCAGGAAGACGAGCGGGATGCCGCGCTGGTCGCAGAGCTCGATGAAGTGCGCGCCCTTCATGGCCGACTCGGAGAAGAGCACTCCGTTGTTCGCGACGATGCCGACGGGGTGGCCGTCGATATGGGCGAAGCCCGTCACGAGCGTGTCGCCGTACTCGCGCTTGAACTCGGCGAACTCACTGCCGTCGACGAGCCTCGCGATGACCTCGTGCACGTCGTAGGGCTGCTGCACATCGACCGGCACTGCGGCGGTGAGCGTCGACGGGTCGACTGCCGGCGGTCGCGGCTCGCGCACCGCCCACGCCCTCGGAGCGGGTTCGGGCAGGGTCGCGACCATGTCGCGCACGAGCTCGAGCGCATGCTCGTCGTCTTCGGCGAGGTGGTCGGTGACGCCCGAGACCCGGGAGTGCAGTTCGCCGCCGCCGAGCTCCTCCGGCGTCACGACCTCGCCGATCGCCGCCTTCACGAGCGGCGGCCCGCCGAGGAAGATCGTGCCCTGGCCCCGCACGATGACGGTCTCGTCGCTCATCGCCGGCACGTAGGCGCCGCCCGCTGTGCAGGAGCCGAGCACGGCGGCGAGCTGAGGGATGCGCATCGACGAGAGCTGCGCCTGGTTGAAGAAGATGCGGCCGAAGTGCTCGCGATCGGGGAAGACCTCGTCTTGCAGGGGCAGGAATGCACCGCCCGAGTCCACGAGGTAGACGCAGGGCAGCCGATGCTCCTTCGCGACCTCCTGGGCTCGCAGGTGCTTCTTGACCGTCATCGGGTAGTAGGTGCCGCCCTTGACCGTGGCGTCGTTGCAGACGACGAGCACCGGGCGGCCATGCACGAGCCCGACGCCGGTGATGATGCCGGCGCCCGGCGAGTCACCGCCGTAGAGCCCCTCGGCCGCGAGCGGCGAGAGTTCGAGGAACGGACTGCCCTCGTCGAGCAGTCGGTCGACCCGGTCGCGCGGCAGCAGCTTGCCTCGTGCGACGTGGCGGTCGCGGGATGCCGCGGGGCCGCCCAGTGCCGCCGTCGCGAGTCGCTCGCGCAACTCGGCGACGAGCTCACGATGGGCGTCGGAGTTGGAACGTGCGGCATCTCCGCTCGGGTCGATGCTCGTCTGCAGGATGGACATTCGTGCCACCAGTCTTCGTCGACGGCGCGCCCACTTGTGGCCGGCGCAGGATTTCGGTTAGTGTGCACTAACTCGATTCCCGATGTTAGCGAGCATTAACCGAGATGGCAACCACACCGAGCACGGCCGAGATCGCCGTCGGCGCACGCGTTCCCGTCGATGACGACGCGGCGACCGCGACCGATCGCAGCCGCCAGAAGGCCGATCGCCGGC encodes:
- a CDS encoding acetyl/propionyl/methylcrotonyl-CoA carboxylase subunit alpha — encoded protein: MGMVDAVDATRPTRPFDRVLVANRGEIAVRVIRTLRRLGIRSIAVFSDADADAPHVRLADDSVRIGPAAAAESYLDPARIIAAARESGAEAIHPGYGFLSEHAGFAEACRTAGIVFIGPGVQALEIMGDKIRAKLHVEASGVPTVPGIADPSLDDTALAAAGESVGYPLLVKPSAGGGGKGMQIARDARELAAAIPAARRVARAAFGDDTLLLERLIERPRHIEVQVLADDFGDVIHLGERECSLQRRHQKVIEEAPSPLLDAATRARIGQAACDAARSVDYRGAGTVEFLVSDAAPGDFFFIEMNTRLQVEHPVTELVTGVDLVEQQLRVAAGQPLSLRQGDVHLAGHAIEARLYAESPERGFLPSTGELLVWREPAGAGVRVDGGIRSRQQITADYDPMLAKVIAYGDDRAEAISRLDAALADTVVLGIDTNLGFLRRLLAEPAVQRGDLDTGLIDRMPEPEADAAPPEVLAAAATVRSAEAIVAARADGAHAWLTARDWRLGATTADGADADATDADGPDAVATDADGALWLHTPSGIWRIPAADRRAALDARLAMIERGGLADPELRAPMPGTVTAVLVADGDTVAPGDAVVAIEAMKMEHRVTAAIAGVVRLSIAVGQQVARDQAVARVEPHHEASGTTDAADAASPRTARAAAHPTAHHQE
- a CDS encoding endonuclease domain-containing protein, whose translation is MNSVDAGDCEPATPSVAAYVQEDGGVTRTRSLIRAGYSRHRIERALAGGAVFRVRKGWVAAPGADAYLVAAARAGVVVSCVTQARRLGLWVFREDRSHVAAPAHSGCATPRGATVHWAKPLVPRHPDALVDPIENVLVLVAACQPFEAAFAVWESALRQAIVDREAMERLPLPAVSRKILAAALPFSDSGLESFVVPRLAWMKIPLVPQVWLAGHRVDLLIGERLVLQIDGGHHVGEQRESDIEHDAQLTLLGYHVIRIGYWQIVERWHTVQDLIMRAVAQGLHRTR
- a CDS encoding carboxyl transferase domain-containing protein; translation: MSILQTSIDPSGDAARSNSDAHRELVAELRERLATAALGGPAASRDRHVARGKLLPRDRVDRLLDEGSPFLELSPLAAEGLYGGDSPGAGIITGVGLVHGRPVLVVCNDATVKGGTYYPMTVKKHLRAQEVAKEHRLPCVYLVDSGGAFLPLQDEVFPDREHFGRIFFNQAQLSSMRIPQLAAVLGSCTAGGAYVPAMSDETVIVRGQGTIFLGGPPLVKAAIGEVVTPEELGGGELHSRVSGVTDHLAEDDEHALELVRDMVATLPEPAPRAWAVREPRPPAVDPSTLTAAVPVDVQQPYDVHEVIARLVDGSEFAEFKREYGDTLVTGFAHIDGHPVGIVANNGVLFSESAMKGAHFIELCDQRGIPLVFLQNISGFMVGRDAEAGGIAKHGAKMVTAVATTRVPKFTVVVGGSFGAGNYSMCGRAYSPRFLWMWPNARISVMGGEQAASVLSTVKRDQLALKGEEWSDAAEQEFRDPIRAQYDDQGSPYHSTARLWDDGIIAPEDTRTVLALALELASRTPLPEPAFGLFRM